The DNA sequence TATGTTACATAAAAACAAAATTCCAAATTTAAAAGTAATCGCCTTTGATGCCGATGATACTTTGTTTGTTAATGAACCTTACTTTCAGGAAACCGAACATAAATTCTGTGCTTTGATGGAAGATTATCTTTCACACCAAGGCATTTCGCAGGAATTGTTTAAAATAGAAATTCAAAACTTACCTTTATACGGCTACGGAATCAAAGGTTATATTCTTTCGATGATTGAAGCGGCGATGATCATTTCAAACAATACTATTCCGGTTGAGGTAATTCAGAAAATTATTCAATATGGGAAAGAATTACTCGAAAAACCAATTGAACTTCTGGACGGAATCGAAGAAACACTAGAGGCATTGCATGGCAAATACAAATTGGTAGTAGCCACAAAAGG is a window from the Flavobacterium cupriresistens genome containing:
- a CDS encoding HAD family hydrolase encodes the protein MLHKNKIPNLKVIAFDADDTLFVNEPYFQETEHKFCALMEDYLSHQGISQELFKIEIQNLPLYGYGIKGYILSMIEAAMIISNNTIPVEVIQKIIQYGKELLEKPIELLDGIEETLEALHGKYKLVVATKGDLKDQHSKLHRSGLGHYFHHIEVMSDKQQIDYEKLLGRLDIQSHEFLMIGNSLKSDVLPVLEIGGYAVHIPFHTTWEHEKINHKVEHQHFSSFEKITEVLNNLL